From one Thalassobaculum sp. OXR-137 genomic stretch:
- a CDS encoding SDR family oxidoreductase, with the protein MRLANRTAIVTGAAGGIGKAIALRLAQEGASVIIADVTEEPREGGLPTVDAIFEAGGTAEFLKCDVTRAEHFEAAVARAVELGGRLDILVNNAAIGIDKPLHETSEEEFDRVMAVNAKGVFLGCRAAVRQMMRQAPQGDGEVRGRIVNISSQHGMIRAPHDFAYGVGKAAVVYMTRQIAGDYAEYGIVCNAVAPGKILTGKSGRAIAPEMLEYSHSRAPWPRLGRPLDVANAALFLASDEASYITGENLMVDGGWMAN; encoded by the coding sequence ATGCGCCTTGCCAACCGAACCGCCATTGTCACCGGTGCCGCCGGCGGTATCGGCAAGGCGATCGCGCTCCGCCTAGCCCAGGAAGGGGCGAGCGTGATCATCGCGGACGTGACCGAGGAACCCCGGGAGGGTGGCCTGCCGACCGTCGATGCGATCTTCGAGGCCGGCGGTACGGCCGAGTTTCTCAAATGCGATGTCACCAGAGCCGAGCACTTCGAGGCCGCCGTCGCCCGCGCCGTCGAGCTGGGCGGCCGGCTCGACATCCTCGTCAACAATGCCGCCATCGGCATCGACAAACCTCTGCACGAGACCTCCGAGGAGGAGTTCGACCGGGTCATGGCCGTCAACGCCAAGGGCGTGTTCCTCGGCTGCCGTGCCGCCGTGCGCCAGATGATGCGCCAGGCGCCGCAGGGCGACGGAGAGGTGCGGGGACGCATCGTCAACATCTCCTCCCAGCACGGCATGATCCGCGCGCCCCACGACTTCGCCTATGGGGTCGGGAAGGCGGCGGTGGTCTACATGACCCGGCAGATCGCCGGCGACTACGCCGAGTACGGCATCGTCTGCAACGCCGTGGCGCCCGGTAAGATCCTGACCGGCAAGTCCGGCCGCGCCATCGCCCCGGAGATGCTCGAATACTCCCACAGCCGCGCCCCCTGGCCGCGTCTCGGCCGGCCGCTGGACGTGGCGAACGCGGCCCTGTTCCTCGCCAGCGACGAGGCGAGCTACATTACCGGCGAGAACCTGATGGTGGACGGCGGCTGGATGGCAAACTGA
- a CDS encoding thiamine pyrophosphate-binding protein: MSTNPSSTDQRRNAGKIGGHILVESLRAHGADLAFAVPGESYLAVLDGLVDAPEIKTIVCRQEGGAAMMAEAYGKLTGKPGICMVTRGPGATNASAGVHIAMQDSTPMILLVGQVGREMFDREAFQELDYRRMFGQMAKWVAQIDDPARIPEYVSRAFHVATSGRPGPVVLALPEDMLTERAETGDFDRYKRTEPHVGADDMARFRDLLSKAKKPLVIVGGGGWDAGVAADVARFAEANNLPVGASFRCQDYLDNRHPNYVGHVGIGIDPKLGARVRDSDLLIVVGSRLGEMTTSGYTLLEIPRPRQGLVHVHAGSDELGQVYQGDLLINASQRSFFKAAAAMEPVDSSAWAEDTKVARSEYEATRAVLHGPGDVQMSEIVKYLDENLPEDSIVTNGAGNYATWVHRYYGYKGWRTCLAPTCGSMGYGVPAGVAAKLVHPERTVISFNGDGCYMMHGQELATAVQYGVNTIFIVVNNGMYGTIRMHQEREYPGRVSATGLKNPDFAALARAYGAHGETVTRTADFAAAFERAKAAGTPALIEIQVDPEALTIAKSLSSIRETALADGR; encoded by the coding sequence ATGTCGACGAACCCATCGAGCACTGACCAACGACGCAACGCCGGCAAGATCGGCGGTCACATCCTGGTGGAGAGCCTGCGCGCCCATGGCGCCGATCTCGCCTTCGCGGTCCCGGGCGAGAGCTACCTCGCCGTGCTCGACGGTCTGGTCGACGCGCCGGAGATCAAGACCATCGTCTGCCGCCAGGAAGGCGGTGCCGCGATGATGGCCGAGGCCTATGGCAAGCTGACCGGTAAGCCGGGCATCTGCATGGTCACCCGCGGGCCGGGCGCGACCAATGCCAGCGCCGGCGTGCATATCGCCATGCAGGACAGCACCCCGATGATCCTGCTGGTCGGCCAGGTCGGCCGCGAGATGTTCGACCGCGAAGCGTTCCAGGAACTCGACTATCGCCGCATGTTCGGCCAAATGGCCAAGTGGGTGGCGCAGATCGACGATCCGGCGCGCATTCCGGAATATGTCAGCCGTGCCTTCCACGTCGCCACCTCCGGCCGGCCGGGTCCGGTCGTGCTGGCGCTGCCCGAGGACATGCTGACCGAGCGGGCGGAGACCGGCGATTTCGACCGCTACAAGCGCACCGAGCCGCATGTGGGCGCCGACGACATGGCCCGCTTCCGCGATCTGCTGTCCAAGGCGAAGAAGCCGCTGGTGATCGTCGGCGGCGGCGGCTGGGACGCCGGCGTGGCAGCCGACGTGGCGCGGTTCGCCGAGGCCAACAACCTGCCGGTCGGCGCCTCTTTCCGCTGCCAGGACTATCTCGACAACCGGCATCCGAACTATGTCGGCCATGTGGGCATCGGCATCGATCCGAAGCTCGGCGCCCGGGTCCGGGATTCCGACCTTCTGATCGTCGTCGGCTCCCGCCTGGGCGAGATGACCACCAGCGGCTACACGCTGCTGGAGATCCCGCGTCCGCGCCAGGGCCTGGTCCATGTCCATGCCGGCTCGGACGAGCTGGGACAGGTCTATCAGGGCGATCTGCTGATCAACGCCAGCCAGCGCAGCTTCTTCAAGGCGGCCGCCGCCATGGAGCCGGTCGACAGCTCTGCCTGGGCCGAGGATACCAAGGTCGCGCGCTCGGAATACGAGGCCACCCGCGCCGTGCTGCACGGGCCGGGCGACGTGCAGATGTCGGAAATCGTCAAGTATCTCGACGAGAACCTGCCGGAGGACTCGATCGTCACCAACGGCGCCGGCAACTACGCCACCTGGGTTCACCGCTACTACGGCTACAAGGGCTGGCGGACCTGCCTGGCGCCGACCTGCGGCTCCATGGGCTACGGCGTGCCGGCCGGCGTGGCCGCCAAGCTGGTGCATCCGGAGCGCACGGTGATCTCGTTCAACGGCGATGGCTGCTACATGATGCACGGCCAGGAGCTGGCGACGGCGGTTCAGTACGGCGTGAACACCATCTTCATCGTGGTGAATAACGGCATGTACGGCACCATCCGCATGCATCAGGAGCGCGAGTATCCGGGCCGCGTCAGCGCCACCGGGCTGAAGAATCCGGACTTCGCGGCGCTTGCCCGCGCCTACGGCGCACACGGCGAGACCGTGACCCGTACAGCCGATTTCGCCGCGGCGTTCGAGCGGGCCAAGGCGGCGGGGACTCCGGCCCTGATCGAGATCCAGGTCGATCCGGAAGCCCTCACCATCGCCAAGTCGCTCTCCTCGATCCGCGAGACTGCCCTGGCAGACGGGCGCTAA
- a CDS encoding ABC transporter ATP-binding protein produces the protein MLDVQGLDVDIGPIPILRQVSLQVPTGAMCGLIGRNGAGKTTFMRSVMGLLAASAGSIGFDHHDLVKVAGFKRAHLGIGYMPEDRKLVPSMTAEQNILLPVWSTDIPDAEDRLAWVYKLMPEVADFRARASTSLSGGQQKLVALARALMVGERLLLLDEPTEGIAPVLARRIVEVLSDLKQEGLSVLIAESNDTHLRGLLDRTYVIERGSVQAQ, from the coding sequence ATGCTTGACGTTCAGGGGCTCGACGTCGATATCGGGCCGATTCCGATCCTGCGGCAGGTCTCGCTGCAGGTCCCGACCGGTGCGATGTGCGGCCTGATCGGCCGCAACGGCGCCGGCAAGACCACCTTCATGCGCAGCGTGATGGGCCTGTTGGCCGCCTCGGCCGGCAGCATCGGCTTCGACCACCACGATCTGGTGAAGGTCGCCGGCTTCAAGCGTGCGCATTTGGGAATTGGTTACATGCCGGAGGACCGCAAGCTGGTTCCGTCCATGACGGCGGAGCAGAACATCCTGCTGCCGGTCTGGTCCACCGACATTCCAGACGCCGAGGACCGGCTGGCCTGGGTCTACAAGCTGATGCCGGAAGTGGCGGATTTCCGCGCCCGGGCTTCCACCAGCCTGTCCGGCGGGCAGCAGAAGCTGGTGGCCCTGGCCCGCGCCCTGATGGTCGGCGAGCGGCTGCTGCTGCTGGACGAGCCGACCGAGGGCATTGCCCCCGTCCTGGCGCGGCGAATTGTCGAGGTTCTATCCGATTTGAAACAAGAGGGGTTGTCGGTCCTGATCGCCGAGTCCAACGATACGCATCTGCGCGGTCTTCTCGACCGGACCTACGTGATCGAGCGGGGAAGCGTGCAGGCGCAATGA
- a CDS encoding ABC transporter ATP-binding protein translates to MTAILEATNLNKTFGAVTAAKDVNVAVAPHEIVGIIGANGAGKTTFVNMVTGWLPPTSGTIRFDGRDITGLAPRKITRLGICRSFQVAQVFMTATVFDNLLIALGIADSHGFSVLQLLRSEERAARADAILRRYRIHEYRDQVASTLPQGIRKLLDIAMAMVAEPKILLLDEPTSGISVEEKFGLMDIVMSALKEDGVTVLFVEHDMEIVERYVSRVLAFYQGEIICDAPPAEALVDPKVIEFVIGDEPQGQMMRERAGLAPATSVGEGSDA, encoded by the coding sequence ATGACCGCCATTCTGGAGGCCACCAACCTCAACAAGACCTTCGGCGCGGTGACCGCGGCCAAGGACGTCAACGTCGCCGTCGCCCCGCATGAGATCGTCGGCATCATCGGCGCCAACGGGGCCGGCAAGACCACCTTCGTCAACATGGTCACCGGCTGGCTGCCGCCGACCTCCGGCACCATCCGGTTCGACGGCAGGGACATCACCGGCCTGGCCCCGCGCAAGATCACCCGGCTGGGCATCTGCCGGTCGTTCCAGGTCGCCCAGGTGTTCATGACCGCCACGGTGTTCGACAACCTGCTGATCGCGCTCGGCATCGCCGACAGCCACGGCTTCAGTGTCCTGCAACTGCTGCGGTCGGAGGAGCGCGCGGCCCGGGCGGACGCGATCCTGCGGCGCTATCGGATCCACGAATATCGCGACCAGGTCGCCAGCACGCTGCCCCAGGGCATCCGCAAGCTTCTGGACATCGCCATGGCCATGGTGGCGGAGCCGAAGATCCTCCTGCTGGACGAGCCGACCTCCGGCATCTCGGTGGAGGAGAAGTTCGGCCTGATGGACATCGTCATGTCGGCGCTGAAGGAGGACGGGGTGACCGTGCTCTTCGTCGAGCACGACATGGAGATCGTGGAACGCTACGTGAGCCGGGTCCTGGCCTTCTATCAGGGCGAGATCATCTGCGACGCGCCGCCGGCGGAGGCTCTGGTCGATCCCAAGGTCATCGAATTCGTCATCGGCGACGAGCCGCAGGGACAGATGATGCGCGAGCGGGCGGGCCTGGCCCCGGCGACATCCGTGGGGGAGGGCAGCGATGCTTGA
- a CDS encoding branched-chain amino acid ABC transporter permease, giving the protein MDRTVIGLTVGFALVALLGVFVLPDWLMSQILIAFSRALAVLGLLVLWRTGLISFGHALYFGLGAYTVAMLGKDLGITEVLITLPAAGLVAALVGFALGFIIRKYREIFFAMLNLAFSMVLFGILVKTEALGSTDGFSVEQPTLFGIGTDDSTTKLTALFLGICVIGWLAAIFVHRYLRSILGNLTTAVRDNEIRVEYLGYSVAEAIHGKYVMSAALAGLAGGFMALALGQVDPESMVNWTVSGELVFVTVLAGPGSVAAPFIGSLVFELLRTYAFELVPYAWQLIVGGTLLAVIFFLPGGLWSVISKLGGRSRPSDPPANREEAGR; this is encoded by the coding sequence ATGGACCGGACCGTTATCGGCCTCACCGTCGGCTTCGCGCTCGTCGCGCTGCTCGGCGTTTTCGTTCTTCCCGACTGGCTGATGAGCCAGATCCTGATCGCGTTCTCCCGGGCGCTCGCGGTGCTCGGGCTGCTGGTCCTGTGGCGCACCGGGCTGATCTCCTTCGGTCACGCCCTGTATTTCGGGCTGGGCGCCTATACCGTGGCGATGCTGGGCAAGGATCTCGGCATCACCGAGGTGCTGATCACCCTGCCGGCCGCCGGGCTGGTGGCAGCACTCGTGGGGTTCGCGCTCGGCTTCATCATCCGCAAATACCGGGAGATCTTCTTCGCCATGCTGAACCTGGCCTTCTCCATGGTGCTGTTCGGCATCCTGGTGAAGACCGAAGCGCTCGGATCGACGGACGGGTTCAGCGTCGAGCAGCCGACCCTGTTCGGCATCGGGACCGATGACTCCACCACCAAGCTGACGGCCCTGTTCCTCGGCATCTGCGTCATCGGCTGGCTGGCCGCGATCTTCGTCCACCGGTACCTGCGCTCGATCCTCGGCAATCTGACGACCGCCGTGCGCGACAACGAGATCCGGGTCGAATATCTTGGCTACTCGGTGGCCGAGGCGATCCACGGCAAATACGTGATGTCGGCTGCGCTCGCCGGCCTGGCCGGCGGCTTCATGGCGCTGGCCTTGGGACAGGTCGATCCGGAGTCGATGGTGAACTGGACCGTCTCCGGCGAACTGGTCTTCGTCACCGTGCTGGCCGGGCCCGGCAGCGTGGCGGCGCCGTTCATCGGGTCGCTGGTCTTCGAGCTGCTGCGGACCTACGCCTTCGAGCTGGTGCCCTATGCCTGGCAGCTCATCGTCGGCGGCACGCTGCTGGCGGTGATCTTCTTCCTGCCCGGCGGGCTGTGGTCGGTGATCTCCAAGCTCGGCGGCCGGAGCCGACCGAGCGACCCGCCTGCCAACCGGGAGGAGGCCGGACGATGA
- a CDS encoding branched-chain amino acid ABC transporter permease, with translation MDLALTILVEGLGYASYLFIVSLGLTIIFGVLKILNVAHGAFYAWGAYACAFLIGEFSTMGVSDLGTMVAIPIAALAVGLVLGSAIERTIIRNLYGRDEVIIVLATFGLFLVLEDVILLVFGVDPYFAFQPTLAIPGVQIGGIYQDGYKLTMIALSLAIGLVSWFVLNRTHWGKLVSAIIFDSDLAVAMGVNVRRVFYVVFVVGAVLGALGGAYIAPTISVSPGFGVEVIVLSFAVVVIGGMGSIGGAAIGALLVGLLRAYAVLQWPEIELFVVYAVMAAVLIFRPEGLFAPAKARKI, from the coding sequence ATGGACCTGGCACTGACAATTCTTGTCGAGGGACTGGGCTACGCGTCCTATCTGTTCATCGTCTCTCTCGGCCTGACGATCATCTTCGGGGTGCTCAAGATCCTGAACGTGGCCCATGGCGCGTTCTACGCCTGGGGGGCGTATGCCTGCGCCTTCCTGATCGGCGAGTTCTCGACCATGGGGGTGTCGGATCTCGGCACCATGGTCGCGATCCCGATCGCCGCCCTGGCGGTGGGCCTCGTCCTGGGCTCCGCCATCGAGCGCACCATCATCCGCAACCTCTACGGCCGCGACGAGGTGATCATCGTCCTGGCGACCTTCGGGCTGTTTCTGGTGCTGGAGGACGTCATCCTGCTGGTGTTCGGCGTCGATCCCTATTTCGCCTTCCAGCCGACCCTTGCGATCCCCGGCGTGCAGATCGGCGGCATCTATCAGGACGGCTACAAGCTGACGATGATCGCCCTCAGTCTCGCGATCGGCCTGGTCTCCTGGTTCGTGCTCAACCGCACCCATTGGGGCAAGCTGGTCTCCGCGATCATCTTCGACAGCGACCTGGCCGTGGCCATGGGCGTCAACGTGCGCCGCGTGTTCTACGTCGTGTTCGTCGTCGGCGCGGTGCTCGGCGCTCTGGGCGGCGCCTATATCGCGCCGACCATCTCGGTGTCTCCCGGCTTCGGCGTGGAGGTCATCGTGCTGTCCTTCGCGGTGGTGGTGATCGGCGGCATGGGCAGCATCGGCGGTGCGGCCATCGGCGCGCTTCTGGTCGGCCTGCTGCGCGCCTACGCCGTGCTGCAATGGCCCGAGATCGAGCTGTTCGTGGTCTATGCGGTCATGGCCGCGGTGCTGATCTTCCGTCCCGAGGGCCTCTTCGCGCCCGCCAAAGCCCGCAAGATCTGA
- a CDS encoding ABC transporter substrate-binding protein — translation MKSLRYAGVLGAGLAGVIALAAPMPVAAKDTVSLGIVAFLSGPAAGPYGVPGRNGAEMVIDAINKGTLPAPYGTKGFAGATVAAEYIDESGGNTKQVSEYRNLVQKRGVDAIIGYVSSGSCAAVAPVAEELQTLTVMSVCGTPRIFEEAPREYVFRTMSHATADNIAAAHYVKEMMPDVKSYTGINQNYAWGQDSWRDFSLAMTGLMPDAKVSDKPQFPKIFAGQYGSEISALSLDDAELVHSSFWGGDFEAFILQATPRGFFSQKKVVLTVGGVSAYRLGKRLPDGVAIGSRGPYGILVRDRDTPLNTWFIKTYRDTYGEYPSGAAYQYAQAILATKIAYDKAAEAAGSFPNEKQVREALTGLEFESFAAPVKMALGNGHQAVTEHMYGIVQWDEAAGELGLRDVKVYPAECVMPPADTTSVEWIEAGMPGAKC, via the coding sequence ATGAAATCATTGAGATATGCTGGTGTTCTTGGCGCCGGCCTGGCCGGCGTGATTGCTCTTGCCGCGCCGATGCCGGTAGCGGCGAAAGACACGGTATCGCTCGGGATCGTTGCGTTTCTGTCCGGCCCGGCGGCGGGGCCGTACGGCGTTCCCGGTCGCAACGGTGCCGAGATGGTGATCGATGCGATCAACAAGGGCACGCTGCCGGCTCCCTACGGCACCAAGGGATTCGCCGGCGCCACGGTGGCCGCGGAGTACATCGACGAATCCGGTGGCAACACCAAGCAGGTCTCCGAGTACCGCAACCTGGTTCAGAAGCGGGGGGTCGACGCGATCATCGGCTACGTCTCCTCCGGCTCCTGTGCTGCCGTAGCACCGGTGGCCGAGGAGCTGCAGACGCTGACGGTCATGTCGGTCTGCGGCACGCCGCGGATTTTCGAGGAAGCGCCCCGCGAGTACGTCTTCCGCACGATGAGCCACGCGACGGCCGACAACATCGCCGCCGCGCATTACGTGAAGGAGATGATGCCGGACGTGAAGTCCTATACCGGCATCAACCAGAACTACGCCTGGGGCCAGGACAGCTGGCGCGATTTCTCGCTGGCCATGACCGGCCTCATGCCGGATGCCAAGGTGTCCGACAAGCCGCAGTTCCCGAAGATTTTCGCCGGCCAGTATGGCTCCGAGATCTCGGCGCTGTCGCTGGACGACGCCGAACTGGTGCATTCCTCGTTCTGGGGCGGCGATTTCGAAGCCTTCATCCTGCAGGCGACCCCGCGCGGGTTCTTCAGCCAGAAGAAGGTCGTGCTGACCGTCGGGGGCGTCAGCGCCTACCGCCTTGGCAAGCGTCTGCCGGACGGCGTGGCGATCGGCAGCCGGGGCCCGTACGGGATCCTGGTCCGCGACCGCGATACCCCGCTGAACACCTGGTTCATCAAGACCTATCGCGACACCTACGGCGAGTATCCGTCGGGCGCGGCCTACCAGTATGCCCAGGCGATCCTCGCCACCAAGATCGCCTACGACAAGGCGGCCGAGGCGGCCGGCTCCTTCCCGAACGAGAAGCAGGTGCGCGAGGCGCTGACCGGTCTCGAGTTCGAGAGCTTCGCCGCGCCGGTGAAGATGGCGCTGGGCAACGGGCACCAGGCGGTCACCGAGCACATGTACGGCATCGTCCAGTGGGACGAGGCCGCCGGCGAGCTCGGGCTGCGCGACGTGAAGGTCTACCCGGCGGAATGCGTCATGCCTCCGGCCGACACGACCAGCGTCGAGTGGATCGAGGCCGGGATGCCGGGCGCCAAGTGCTGA